Below is a genomic region from Triticum dicoccoides isolate Atlit2015 ecotype Zavitan chromosome 5A, WEW_v2.0, whole genome shotgun sequence.
aatcctccaaagcagttttgtgaatggagcttagagctaggagatcgaaaatggcagcaagatgagcttgcactcgagtttgagctggttggtgatttttgtgggaggaagaaggagtgtgtagtagctggaataagtggaggggagccaccatgggcccacgaggcagggggcacgcccagggggtgggagcgccctggaccctcgtggccaggtgcttgctccccctgctgtgttctcagtgccaaatattctcaaatattctagaaaaaatcatattaaattttcagggcatttggagaacttttattttcggggtattttttattgcatggataattcagaaaacagacagaaaaatactatttttgctttatttaatataaatacagaaagtaaaaggagggtacacagAGTTGTGTTTTCAAAATTcacccatctcatgctcatcaaaaggtattcactaacaaggttgatcaggtcttgttaacaaactcatttcaagtaacatgaaaccagagaaatttcgaataacactatgttacctcaacggggatatgcacgtcccaataataagaatatcatatttcttcttgacagtaggtagagaaaattcaaaacctccaaaaataatcgatggaatttttccaatagaattgatactgtggacttgaggttgtttcctcggaaagtgtaccatatgctcattaccattaacatgaaaagtgacattgcctttggtgcaatcaataacagcccctacagtattcaaaaagggtcttccaagaataatagacatattatcgtcctcgggaatatcaaggataacaaagtctgttaaaatagtaatgtttgcaaccacaacaggcacatcctcacaaataccgacatgtatagcagttgatttgtcagtcatttgcaaagatatttcagtaggtgtcaacttattcaaatcaagtctacgatataaatagagaggcataacactaacaccggctccaagatcacataaagcagttttaacatagtttcttttaatggagcatggtatagttggtactcctggatctccaagtttctttggtattccacccttaaaggtataattagcaagcatggtggaaatttcagctttcggtatctttattttattagtaacaatatccttcatatatatagcataaggattcattttaagcatatcagtcaaacgcatacgcaaaaagataggtctaatcatttcaacaaagcgctcaaaatcctcatcatcctttttcttggatggtttaggaggaaaaggcatgggtttctgaacccatggttctctttctttaccgtgcttcctagcaacaaagtctctcttatcataacgctgattctttaattgtgggttatcaagatcaacaacaggttcaatctctacatcattatcattgctcggttgagcatcaacatgaacatcatcattaacattatcactaggttcatgttcattaccagattgtgtttcagcatcagagatagaaatattattgggattctcaggtgtgtcaataacaggttcactagaagcatgtaaagtcctatcatttttctttctctttcttttagaaggactaggtgcatcaacattagttctctgagaatcttgctcaattctcttagggtggccctcaggatacaaaggttcctgagtcactttacctcctctagttgcaactctaacagcaaagtcattgtttttactattcaattcattgagcaaatcattctgagctttaagtacttgttctacttgagtggtaaccatggaagcatgtttactaataagtttaagttcacctttaacattagccatataatcactcaagtgtttaatcatgtaagcattatgtttcaattgtctaccaacataagcattaaaatcttcttgcttaaccataaagttatcaaattcatccaaacattggctagcaaacttagcaggagggatttcagctttatcatatctatagatagaatttacctttactacatgtgtcgggttatcaagaccgtgtgtttcttctataggtgatgaattaagaccatgtatttcttcaacaggaggtaaattcttaacatcttcagctttaatacctttttctttcatagatttctttgcctcttgcatatcttcaggactgagaaatagaataccccttttcttcagagttggcttaggagttggttcaggaagtgtccaattattttcattagtcaacatattattcaatagaatttcagcttcatcaacagttctttccctgaaaacacaaccagcacaactatccaggtgatctctggaagcatcggttagtccattataaaagatatcaagtatttcatttttcttgagaggatgatcaggcaaagcattaagtaattggagaagcctcccccaagcttgtgggagactctcttcttcaatttgcacaaaattatatatttcccttaaagcagcttgtttcttatgagcagggaaatatttagcagagaagtaataaatcatatcctggggactacgcacacaattaggatcaagagaattaaaccatatcttagcatcaccctttaatgagaacggaaatattttaaggatatagtagtagcgagttttctcatcattggtgaatagggtggctatatcatttaatttagtaagatgtgccacaacagtttcagattcatagccatagaaaggatcagattcaaccaaagtaattatatcaggatcaacagagaattcataatccttatcagtaacaaaaatgggtgaagtagcataagcaggatcatatttcattctagcattcagagatttttgtttcagcttagctaatagtttcttaaggtcactcctatcattgcaggcaagaaagtctctagcagtttcttcatccataacataaccctcaggaacaacaggcaattcatatctagggggagaatcttcatcatcactttcatcaatattatcagtttcagtaatttcattctctctagccctagcaagttgttcatcaagaaattcacctagtggcacaatatcatcaagcatagaagtagtttcatcataagtatcatgcatagcagaagtggcatcatcaataacatgcgacatatcagaattaatagcagaagcaggtttaggtgtcgcaagcttactcaaaacagaaggtgaatcaagtgcagagctagatggcagttccttgcctcccctcgtagttgagggaaaatcttagttctttgatctttcaagttcttcacaatgataagcagatataaatcccaagtgactcaaataatagagctatgctcaccggcaacgacgctagaaaatagtcttgataacccacaagtataggggatcgcaacagttttcgagggtagagtattccaccaaaatttattgattcgacacaaggggagccaaagaatattctcaagtattagcagctgagttgtcaattcaaccacacctggaaacttaatatctacagcaaggtatttagtagcaaagtaatatgatagtagtggtaacgataacaaaagtaacggtaacaaaagtaatatttttgggtttcatagtgattgtaatagcagcagcggaaaagtaaataagcgaagaacaatatatgaaaagctcgtaggcaatggatcggtgatggagaattatgccggatgtgatcgatcatgtaacagtcataacctagggtgacacagaactagctctagttcatcaatgtaatgtaggcatgtattccgaatatagtcatgtgtgcttatgtaaaagaacttgcatgacatcttttgtcctaccctcccgtggcagcggggtcctaatggaaactaagggatattaaggcctccttttaatagagtaccggaccaaagcattaacacatagtgaatacatgaactcctcaaactacggtcatcaccgggagtggtcccgattattgtcacttcggggttgccggatcataacacatagtaggtgactgtagacttgcaagataggatcaagaactcacatatattcatgaaaacataataggttcagatctgaaatcatggcactcggccctagtgacaagcattaagcatagcaaagtcatagcaacatcaatctcagaacatagtggatactagggatcaaaccctaacaaaactaactcgattacatgataaatctcatccaacccatcaccgtctagcaagcctacgatggaattactcacgcacggcggtgagcatcatgaaattggtgatggaggaaggttgatgatgacaatggcgacggattcccctctccggagccccgaacagactccagatcagccctcctgagagagtttagggcttgacggcggcttcgtatcgtaaaacgcgatgaatccttttctctgattttttttttctccccgaacacgaatatatagagttggagttgaggtcggtggagcatcagggggcccacgaggcaagggggcgcgcctagggggtagggcacgccccccaccctcgtggacaggtggaggcccccctgacgtggattcttcttccagtattttttatatattccaaaataattctccattgattttcaggtcattccgagaacttttatttctgctgcacaaaaataacaccatggcaattctactgaaaatagcgtcagtccgggttagttccattcaaatcatgcaagttagagtccaaagcaagggcaaaagtgtttggaaaagtagatacgacggagacgtatcagggatcgGGACCCTACCCCCTCAATCACCTGTAGCCGAGCGCCCCGGCCCGACCTCTTTCGAGCCCACAGTCACATCCTCCAATGgacgagtgatgacccacaagcctaggggatctatcatagtcgtttcgataagtaagagtgtcgaacccaatgaggaacacaaggaaatgacaagcggttttcagcaaggtattctctgcaagcattgaaattatgagtaacagatagttttgtgaaaagataaatcataacaggtaacaagtaatgaaagtaaacaaggtgcagcaaggtggcccaatcctttttgtagtaaaggacaagcctgtatGAACTCTGATATAaaacaaagcgctcccgaggacacatgggaattgttgtcaagttagttttcatcatgctcatatggttcgcgttcgttactttgataatttgatatgtgggtggaccggtgcttgggtgctgcccttccttggacaagcctcccacttatgattaacccctctcgcaagcatccgcaactacaaaagaagaagaattaaggtaaacctaaccatagcatgaagcatattgatccaaatcagccccttacgaagcaacgcataaacttgggtttaagcttctgtcactctagcaacccatcatctacttattacttcccaatgccttcccctaggcccaaatcatggtgaagtgtcatgtagtcgacgttcacataacaccactagaggagagacaacatacatttcatcaaaatatcgaacgaataccaaattcacatgattacttataacaagacttctcccatgtcctcaggaacaaatgtaactactgacaaagtatattcatgttcataataagaggagtattaattatcattaaggatctgaacatatgatcttccaccaaataaaccaactagcatcaacaacaaggagtaatcaacactactagtaacccacaggtaccaatctgaggttttgagacaaagatcggatacaagagatgaactagggtttgagaggagatggtgctggtgaagatgttgatggagattgaccccctcttgatgagaggatcgttcgtgatgacgatggcttcggtttcccctcccggaaggaagtttccccggcagaacagctccgtcggagccctagattaattctgcccaggttccgcttcGGGACGCCGGCGCTTCGTCtcgaaagcttccttcttattttttaggtcaaaacacaccatgtagcagaagatgggcattggaggcctgccagggggcccacaaggacggggggccctccacccttgtggctggctggtggccccctctggtgctttcttcgtctaatattttttatatatcccAAAAATATTctgcgtgaagtttcaggacttttggagttgtgcagaataggtctttaatatttgctccttttcccgtccagaattccagctgcgggcattctctctcttcatgtaaaccttataaaataagagagaaaagacataaatattgtgatataatgtgtaataccaGAAATCACCTCCTAATCAGAACCAGCCTCCTCCCTAGCATGGTTTGCATCAGAAGCCATGGCCATCACGCGTGCATGCCCCTCAGCCACTCGAGTATGAATTAGGCCCCTCTTCGTCACACTTTCCGCGACAACAGCCTAGGCCAACTCCTGTGCTCCAAAGCTTTCCAACCTCTCCAAAGGGAGCCTTGCTCGGGACTCCAAATAACATGACTACTTGAGGCCACTTTCAACAAGTTTGCATTAGACGTAAGAGCCAAAACTTTAAATGTTGGCATAGATCACGTAATGGGCTTAGGAAATATACCTTCGAGGCCTTGTGTCGCCTTAAGGTTCATTGCCCTCTCCATCATACCCGAACCCGACGTGATGACCGACATCACACTCTCCCTGGAAGGTAGAAGCCGTGATTGGCGAGGTGGGGTCCTGCACACCCTCAGCCGCCTTCTCATTCTTCTCCCCCCACTTGAGTCCCAGCATCCCCTTGAACGCCCCCCAAACATTTTTCCATGGGGAGCATATTTTCGATGAAGGTCTCCCCATCGAACTAGTCCAGGAGTGCCATAGAGTTCCACGGTCTTGTCAGTAACATGGACATTTCCAAACCCTTTAGGTGTCGTGGAGAGCATAAGGGTGAGTCTGCGCGACGAGTATACCTGAGCGAGTTGGAACTTGGAAGGATGGGAAATTTTAAGGGTTTTGGAGTTTGATCTTTGAGCATGTAGTAACAAATATTTCCTCTCATATCGTCGAAGATCTCTTTTTGATAGTATCAACTAATGGCCTCAAAGTGACACTTATTGCCAAAATGGAATTAATAAACAGTGCCCTCGCCAAAAAATATACAAATAATAGTTAATGAACAGATTGTCTGTCTGCTAGCAAAATTCATGGAAAGGTTTATTagaagggtgtttgtttccagggacttattggtctagggacttattaataagtccctataagtctcatctaaaccaaacaggagggacttatagggacttaaagtgggcatttgggacttatgaaataagactctcaatgagggacttatagttgtaatatggtcttatagagacttataagtcccagaaaccaaacaggtagggactttttagggacttgggacttataaattggaactaaaaaaaatcttaagacttatgaaccaaacagggccctaGGCACGCACCAGGGCGCCGTGGCAAGCCACCCCACATTATTAGGCTTGCACCATGACGACGATGTGCCGCGGTGGTATATATAAGACGGCGACAACTACATCTAGCTGCATGGTTGAGGAGAAATGGCGGGAGCCCACAAGTTCATCTTCCCCAACTTCCTCTCGCTCTTCTTCCATGGTGGCTGTGGGGCCGCATTGCCACCACCGCACCCCTCTGACGTCCTTGTCCACAAGCGGGCGCCACCCTCGGCTCGGCTCACCGACGCAACCGCGCTGGTCGTCGACGTCGACGGCGGCTTGCTCCTCTCCTCGGGCTCCCTCTTCCCCTACTTCATGCTGGTCGCCATCGAGGCCGGCGGCTTGCTCAggggcctcctcctgctcctcctctaccCTTTCATCGCCTGCATCGGCGGCGACGTGGCCATCAGGGCTATGGCCTTCGTCGCCTTCTGCGGGCTCCGCGCCACGAGGTTCCGCGCTGGCCGCGCCGTGTTGCCGCGGTGGCTCCTGGAGAACGTCGGTCTCGAGGCGTTCGACGCCGTGCGGCGGCGGTGGTCCTCTGGCGCTGCCGGTaggagggcggcggtggtgtgggccaGCAGGATGCCGAGGGTGATGGTGGAGCCGTTCTTGAAAGATTACCTGGAGGCCGACGTGGCCGATGTCGTCGCGGCGAGGGAGATGAAGGTGCTGTGGGGGCTCTATACCGGCCTCATGGAGgaaggaggcggcgaggcggcgtccGAGGCAAGGAAGAAGATCATGGAGGGCGCCTTCGGCGATGATGTCGTGGGCTTCTCCGGAGGATCCATGGAATTTCTTTGCAACAACACTCTGTCTTCCTCGTGCAAGGAGGTGTACGTGGTGAGCGCCGAGGAGAAGAGCAAGTGGCGGCCATTGCCGCGGGACGAGTACCCGAGGCCGCTCGTCTTCCACGACGGCCGCCTCGCCTTCCTTCCGACGCCGCTCGCTACCGTCGCCATGCTCGTGTGGCTCCCATTGGGCGCCGCTCTCGCCGTGGCCCGCATCGCCGTCGCGATGACGCTCCCATACAAGTACGCCACGCCGATCCTCTCCGCCACAGGCCAGTCGTGGCGCCTCCGCggctcgctgccgccgccgccgtcgtcgcgcgGGCAGCTCTACGTGTGCAACCACCGGACGCTCATCGACCCCGTGTACGTGTCCATCGCGCTGGACCGCCCCGTGCGCGCCGTGTCCTACAGCCTGAGCCGGCTCTCGGAGCTCATCTCCCCCATCGGCCGCACCGTGCACCTCGCCAGGGACCGCGCCCACGACGGCGCCGCCATGGCGCGCCTCCTGGCCGGGGGAGCGCACGTCGTGGTCTGCCCCGAGGGCACCACCTGCCGCGAGCCGTACCTGCTCCGCTTCAGCCCGCTGTTCGCCGAGCTCAGCGGCGACGGCGTCGTGCCCGTGGCGCTCGCCGTCGAGACGGCCATGTTCCATGGCACCACGGCAGGCGGCTGGAAGTCCATGGACGCGCTCTACTACCTGGCCAACCCAAGGATGTGCTACACCGTGGAGTTCCTCGGCAGGGTCGACACGTCGCCCGTCAGGGACGGCGGCGCCGCGAGCACGGACGTGGCCAACCGCGTGCAGCGCCTGATGGCGGCGTCGCTCGGGTACGAGTGCACCATGCTCACC
It encodes:
- the LOC119299989 gene encoding probable glycerol-3-phosphate acyltransferase 3; its protein translation is MAGAHKFIFPNFLSLFFHGGCGAALPPPHPSDVLVHKRAPPSARLTDATALVVDVDGGLLLSSGSLFPYFMLVAIEAGGLLRGLLLLLLYPFIACIGGDVAIRAMAFVAFCGLRATRFRAGRAVLPRWLLENVGLEAFDAVRRRWSSGAAGRRAAVVWASRMPRVMVEPFLKDYLEADVADVVAAREMKVLWGLYTGLMEEGGGEAASEARKKIMEGAFGDDVVGFSGGSMEFLCNNTLSSSCKEVYVVSAEEKSKWRPLPRDEYPRPLVFHDGRLAFLPTPLATVAMLVWLPLGAALAVARIAVAMTLPYKYATPILSATGQSWRLRGSLPPPPSSRGQLYVCNHRTLIDPVYVSIALDRPVRAVSYSLSRLSELISPIGRTVHLARDRAHDGAAMARLLAGGAHVVVCPEGTTCREPYLLRFSPLFAELSGDGVVPVALAVETAMFHGTTAGGWKSMDALYYLANPRMCYTVEFLGRVDTSPVRDGGAASTDVANRVQRLMAASLGYECTMLTRKDKYLMLAGNDGVVRAKGAACQWP